From Weissella diestrammenae, a single genomic window includes:
- a CDS encoding MFS transporter, which yields MREFMSFDRNLKLRTLTVFLTVLLGSAVGPNMTIYYVRYFGAFITGMLLLLIAVSGFFAGLVGGYLSDKIGRKPVMLVAAAMMIGGYFIAMLMNSPWITNHHVTYIGFFMASVGASFADPAEQAMMIDASTTENRNFVFALIYWVINIGVMIGAAIGGWFFQAYLFELMLALVGVGLINGAIVLFLMSETYVPTVQEQTTFFDGVKSYVSVLADRRFLLFLIGSVAAITVMMQPDYYLATHLGESFKTTMIYGVSIYGQRMLSLMMILNTAMIVLIFGVVTRLMSRLSLTMAFALGMMIQGIGFAVAFLVNSFWPALLATVIFTVGEMMNVAPSQTIRAKLMNPTQLGAYSGAFSASRPVGMMVASGMVSMSQRIGNVGCALLIIGITILATYLVLKADRMPANFVGLDE from the coding sequence ATGCGTGAATTCATGTCGTTTGACCGTAACTTAAAGCTACGAACATTGACGGTCTTTTTAACGGTTCTATTAGGCAGTGCCGTTGGCCCAAATATGACTATCTATTATGTGCGATATTTTGGTGCTTTTATTACTGGTATGCTCTTATTGTTAATTGCAGTGTCAGGCTTCTTTGCAGGATTGGTTGGTGGTTATTTATCCGATAAAATTGGGCGCAAACCAGTGATGTTAGTTGCGGCTGCAATGATGATTGGTGGTTATTTCATTGCAATGTTAATGAATTCGCCATGGATAACAAATCACCATGTTACTTATATTGGTTTTTTTATGGCGTCTGTGGGCGCTTCATTTGCTGATCCGGCTGAACAAGCCATGATGATTGATGCATCAACGACCGAAAATCGTAATTTTGTTTTTGCATTGATTTATTGGGTAATTAATATTGGTGTGATGATTGGTGCGGCAATTGGGGGATGGTTTTTTCAAGCCTATTTATTTGAACTCATGTTAGCCCTTGTTGGCGTTGGTCTCATTAATGGTGCGATTGTGTTATTTTTGATGAGTGAAACATACGTGCCAACAGTTCAAGAGCAGACAACGTTTTTTGACGGTGTTAAATCGTATGTGAGCGTACTTGCTGACCGTCGATTTTTGCTTTTTCTCATTGGGTCAGTCGCAGCAATCACGGTTATGATGCAACCGGATTATTATTTGGCAACGCATTTGGGTGAATCATTCAAAACCACAATGATTTATGGCGTCAGTATATATGGCCAGCGAATGTTGTCATTGATGATGATTTTAAATACAGCCATGATTGTTTTGATTTTTGGTGTTGTGACGCGTCTAATGAGCCGTTTGTCGCTGACAATGGCTTTTGCACTTGGCATGATGATTCAAGGCATCGGTTTTGCTGTTGCTTTTTTGGTCAATTCATTTTGGCCAGCATTGCTAGCAACGGTTATTTTTACGGTTGGTGAGATGATGAACGTCGCACCAAGCCAAACAATTCGGGCTAAGTTGATGAATCCAACACAATTGGGAGCTTATTCAGGCGCTTTTTCGGCCTCACGACCTGTTGGTATGATGGTGGCAAGTGGTATGGTTAGTATGTCCCAGCGCATTGGTAATGTTGGTTGCGCGCTCTTGATTATTGGTATCACGATTTTGGCAACATATTTGGTGTTAAAAGCAGATCGGATGCCTGCAAATTTTGTAGGCTTAGACGAGTAG
- a CDS encoding metallophosphoesterase, producing the protein MMKIAVSSDNHFDVNRLDVSAMIDAQAAYLLQQRVDVYLIAGDLFNSFEKSLDYVTRLQTAVGTQVLVRFIAGNHDMGRDVSFDELETALSPYYFHHQTLDLGNWQIIGNNGWYDYSFASGPDRDQIVQFKRGLYYDRVIEQPMTDPERTQLSLKQLGVQLDAAQTAGKKVIIIQHFAPHGLDLSYPQHVARWLMINGVMGSNQYAQLYAQYPNVQQVYYGHTHQTLLTRHLGTIAYNNVSVGYQRARIPEWTAETFIESWKNKIRYKVLTND; encoded by the coding sequence ATGATGAAAATTGCAGTCAGTAGCGATAATCACTTCGATGTGAATCGATTAGATGTGTCAGCAATGATTGATGCACAAGCTGCATATCTATTGCAGCAGAGAGTAGATGTTTACTTAATTGCGGGTGATTTATTCAATAGTTTTGAAAAGTCGCTTGATTATGTCACGCGATTACAAACTGCGGTAGGCACGCAGGTTTTAGTACGCTTTATTGCTGGAAATCATGATATGGGGCGCGACGTGTCTTTTGATGAGTTAGAGACAGCCTTGAGTCCATATTATTTTCATCATCAAACCTTGGATTTAGGTAATTGGCAAATTATTGGCAATAATGGGTGGTACGATTATTCGTTTGCCAGTGGACCAGATAGAGATCAAATTGTGCAATTTAAACGCGGATTGTATTATGATCGTGTGATTGAACAACCGATGACGGACCCAGAACGTACCCAATTGAGTTTAAAGCAATTAGGGGTGCAATTAGATGCGGCTCAAACGGCAGGGAAAAAAGTAATCATTATTCAACATTTTGCACCCCATGGGCTAGATTTAAGTTATCCGCAGCATGTGGCGCGTTGGTTGATGATTAATGGTGTGATGGGTTCAAATCAATATGCGCAGCTATATGCACAGTATCCTAATGTGCAACAGGTTTACTATGGACATACACATCAAACGTTGCTAACACGACATTTGGGAACGATTGCTTATAATAATGTGAGTGTCGGATATCAACGTGCCAGAATACCAGAATGGACGGCAGAAACGTTCATTGAAAGTTGGAAAAACAAAATTCGCTACAAAGTGTTGACAAATGATTAA
- a CDS encoding sensor histidine kinase, with protein sequence MKLKASDWGLVLIKDIIATILVLFLFVGACMAIQPQWQTINWLKESQWLWQHRPIAIGIISLGSAMIWLWTLYTIYEHALLHLVTAEVVRMSAHVFDGATQQLPVRVHSRHMRPLLKSINGVFDAAQTAQLQGKAIEKSKDEMIGNISHDLRTPLTALIGYLGLVKMDSSSDNVEKYVGIAFDKAEHMRSLVEDLYEYVQVNGSDFKMQLHFAPLDLTAMLNQLAVNYELESKENQIVVSAVTSQDRIEMVGDQNRLARVFMNLISNAFKYGEGATFIRLSAQIISPEMVEVRVENNGQPIPAEALNRVFDRFYRVESSRNLNTGGSGLGLAIVSGIIEGHGGNVRVESNSDLTSFVIQLPLQPEA encoded by the coding sequence ATGAAATTAAAAGCCAGTGATTGGGGATTAGTACTCATTAAAGATATCATTGCAACAATTCTGGTTTTATTTCTATTTGTTGGCGCATGTATGGCCATTCAACCGCAATGGCAGACAATTAACTGGCTAAAAGAATCCCAATGGTTATGGCAGCATCGACCAATTGCGATAGGGATTATTTCACTAGGTAGTGCGATGATTTGGTTATGGACTTTGTATACCATTTATGAGCATGCGCTATTACATTTAGTTACGGCAGAAGTTGTTCGCATGAGTGCGCATGTCTTTGATGGCGCAACGCAGCAATTACCGGTTCGGGTTCATTCAAGGCATATGCGACCACTCCTAAAAAGTATTAATGGGGTCTTTGATGCCGCGCAAACCGCACAACTGCAAGGGAAAGCGATTGAGAAATCAAAAGATGAAATGATTGGTAATATTTCACATGATTTACGAACCCCATTAACCGCATTAATTGGTTATTTAGGGTTGGTCAAGATGGACAGTAGTTCCGATAATGTTGAAAAGTATGTTGGTATCGCTTTTGATAAAGCAGAACATATGCGCTCTTTGGTGGAAGACCTATATGAGTATGTTCAAGTTAATGGGAGCGATTTTAAAATGCAACTGCATTTTGCCCCATTGGATCTCACGGCCATGTTGAATCAATTGGCCGTTAACTATGAATTAGAATCTAAAGAAAATCAGATTGTTGTCAGTGCGGTAACCAGTCAAGATCGGATTGAGATGGTCGGGGATCAAAACCGACTGGCGCGCGTCTTTATGAATTTAATTTCGAATGCATTTAAGTACGGCGAAGGTGCGACATTCATTCGCTTGTCAGCACAAATTATTTCACCTGAGATGGTTGAAGTACGTGTTGAAAATAACGGCCAACCCATTCCAGCTGAGGCGCTAAATCGTGTTTTTGATCGTTTCTATCGGGTCGAGAGTTCACGTAACTTGAATACGGGTGGCTCTGGTCTTGGACTAGCAATTGTGAGTGGCATTATTGAAGGTCATGGCGGAAATGTTCGCGTCGAATCAAACAGTGATTTAACCAGTTTCGTCATTCAACTGCCACTTCAACCTGAGGCGTAA
- a CDS encoding metal ABC transporter solute-binding protein, Zn/Mn family produces MVKNRHYMFIVPIIGVLLLLSLVGYRTYQNHEAQKVNQQGITIVTSLNMYGEIAKAVVGNAGTVTSILNKSTIDPHDFEPTAQTAKTYAQADLVVVNGGGYDVWATKLARANKQAKQINVGQLFNYQDGDNEHFWYRAEMVDRLTRELTQKLSQLEPKRAAYFAANANKYRAKMALVNAKRATVKQLLAGKTVMATEPVYDNALAGFDVKIANQAFARAVDEGNDPTPTAVRNWQSEIESGQVALVFENTQTTGKVVANALKIAREKQVPIVKVTETKPDHLTYVAWQLQILTAIEEALQK; encoded by the coding sequence ATGGTAAAAAATAGACACTACATGTTTATCGTACCAATTATTGGCGTGTTGCTATTGTTATCGCTAGTTGGTTATCGTACTTATCAGAATCATGAAGCCCAAAAAGTTAACCAACAGGGCATCACAATTGTGACCAGTCTTAATATGTATGGTGAGATTGCAAAGGCGGTTGTGGGCAATGCTGGGACAGTGACCAGTATTTTGAATAAGTCAACGATTGATCCGCATGACTTTGAACCAACTGCCCAAACAGCGAAAACTTACGCACAAGCAGACCTAGTGGTTGTTAACGGTGGTGGATATGATGTCTGGGCGACTAAGTTAGCACGTGCTAATAAACAAGCCAAGCAAATTAATGTTGGGCAGCTGTTTAACTATCAGGATGGGGACAATGAACATTTCTGGTATCGTGCGGAAATGGTTGACCGATTGACGCGTGAATTGACACAAAAGCTCAGTCAGTTGGAACCAAAACGGGCAGCATACTTTGCGGCTAATGCAAACAAATATCGCGCCAAAATGGCGCTGGTAAACGCTAAACGTGCGACGGTAAAACAATTACTAGCTGGAAAAACGGTGATGGCGACGGAACCGGTTTATGATAATGCACTGGCAGGATTTGATGTTAAAATTGCGAATCAGGCATTCGCTCGGGCGGTTGACGAAGGAAACGATCCAACGCCAACTGCGGTTAGAAACTGGCAAAGTGAAATCGAATCAGGTCAAGTGGCACTGGTTTTTGAAAATACGCAAACAACAGGGAAAGTTGTGGCTAATGCGTTAAAGATAGCGCGTGAAAAACAAGTGCCAATCGTTAAGGTAACTGAAACTAAACCAGATCATTTAACCTACGTTGCATGGCAATTACAAATTTTAACTGCGATAGAAGAGGCGTTACAAAAATGA
- a CDS encoding DUF1129 domain-containing protein, which produces MTEENELKMPTRQDLATSGLSKRNQQFVYAVVTLVSVPEKQLPLVQNIQNELLAGQKVGKTARQIYGTPEAALGITASAQQKTKATGMAYANYKFGDLAIDNTLTFLMLFSLMFGITLLFQKTGTASQNPGAAGLTALIITAGLGGILFAFITKLTTASTINRWLRIVTAILAFILWFAIYLLVSLIPKGINPILPGYVYLIIAVVTFFGFRAWRKRTGITGGFLGSTQRPNR; this is translated from the coding sequence ATGACTGAAGAAAATGAATTAAAAATGCCAACTCGTCAGGATTTGGCAACATCTGGATTAAGTAAACGGAATCAGCAGTTTGTATATGCGGTCGTCACTTTAGTGTCGGTACCAGAAAAGCAACTGCCTTTGGTGCAAAATATTCAAAATGAATTATTAGCTGGTCAAAAAGTTGGTAAAACGGCCCGTCAAATTTACGGGACGCCAGAGGCGGCGTTGGGAATTACGGCTTCTGCACAACAAAAAACAAAAGCAACAGGGATGGCATATGCCAATTATAAATTTGGGGATTTGGCCATTGATAATACGTTGACTTTCCTTATGTTATTCTCTTTGATGTTTGGCATTACATTGTTGTTCCAAAAAACTGGCACCGCTTCACAAAACCCTGGGGCTGCCGGGTTAACGGCTTTAATTATCACTGCTGGACTAGGTGGCATCTTATTTGCGTTTATTACTAAGCTAACAACAGCGTCAACGATTAATCGGTGGCTACGGATTGTGACGGCAATTTTGGCATTTATTCTTTGGTTTGCAATCTATCTGTTGGTTTCATTGATTCCCAAGGGTATTAATCCAATTTTGCCAGGATATGTTTACCTCATTATTGCGGTAGTGACCTTCTTTGGCTTTAGGGCATGGCGCAAGCGCACAGGCATTACTGGTGGCTTTTTGGGTAGTACACAACGACCAAACCGATAA
- a CDS encoding MarR family transcriptional regulator, giving the protein MANIEAVAEQIDGFLNCVRLISENQREILFGNSGDIITTTQGHILMLLAQNGPQTNTQLAGALEVTAAAVTKAVKGLYAEPNVYVTPVADEQDGRVIRWTITASGGTLASEHARCHRETIEEYQQILADFSADEQQTITKFMTQLETKLRQENAHGKK; this is encoded by the coding sequence ATGGCAAATATTGAAGCAGTGGCTGAGCAGATTGATGGTTTTTTAAATTGTGTCCGGTTGATTTCTGAAAATCAACGTGAGATTTTATTTGGCAATAGTGGTGATATTATTACGACTACGCAAGGACATATTCTAATGCTTCTTGCACAAAATGGCCCACAGACGAACACACAACTGGCTGGTGCGTTAGAAGTGACGGCAGCAGCTGTGACAAAAGCGGTTAAAGGATTGTACGCTGAACCAAATGTGTATGTGACACCTGTCGCAGATGAACAGGATGGTCGAGTGATTCGTTGGACAATTACGGCGTCCGGTGGCACTTTGGCTTCGGAACATGCGCGTTGTCATCGAGAAACGATTGAAGAATATCAACAGATTTTAGCTGATTTTTCAGCTGACGAGCAACAAACGATTACAAAATTCATGACGCAATTAGAAACAAAATTACGGCAGGAGAATGCACATGGTAAAAAATAG
- a CDS encoding response regulator transcription factor, translated as MKAMKILIVDDDHEIAELLEIYVKNEGYEPVIAYDGKEALMKLRTNPDIGLVILDIMMPEMNGTEVVKEVRKDNPVPILMLSAKSGAMDKIQGLITGADDYVTKPFNPLEVMARVKALLRRSQNGVQQNIPEVLDIGPLTINKDSHEVKTADGSEVSLTALEFGILYLLASHPNRVFSADDIFERVWQQESVVSAKTVMVHVSHLRDKLDEATGGNQVVQTVWGVGYKIEVL; from the coding sequence ATGAAGGCTATGAAAATACTAATTGTTGATGATGACCATGAAATTGCTGAATTGTTAGAGATTTACGTTAAAAACGAAGGTTATGAACCAGTGATTGCCTATGATGGCAAAGAAGCATTAATGAAATTACGGACCAATCCTGATATTGGGCTCGTGATTTTGGATATTATGATGCCTGAAATGAATGGTACAGAGGTGGTCAAAGAAGTTCGTAAAGATAACCCAGTGCCAATTTTGATGCTATCTGCTAAATCTGGTGCGATGGATAAAATTCAAGGCTTGATTACTGGAGCGGATGATTATGTCACTAAGCCTTTTAATCCTTTAGAAGTGATGGCACGTGTGAAGGCACTTTTGCGTCGGTCACAAAACGGCGTGCAACAAAATATTCCGGAGGTTTTGGATATTGGGCCGCTCACTATCAATAAAGATAGCCATGAGGTTAAAACGGCAGACGGGTCAGAAGTCAGTCTGACGGCATTGGAATTTGGCATTTTGTATCTCTTAGCTTCACATCCAAATCGTGTCTTTAGTGCGGATGATATTTTTGAGCGCGTTTGGCAACAAGAATCGGTAGTCAGTGCGAAAACTGTAATGGTTCACGTATCACACTTGCGTGATAAGTTGGATGAAGCGACTGGTGGCAATCAAGTGGTTCAGACCGTTTGGGGTGTTGGCTATAAAATCGAGGTTTTATAA
- a CDS encoding peptide MFS transporter, translating into MVKEDKKFLGQPWGLATLFGTEMWERFSYYGMRAILLYYMWDLIASGDLHITKAVAASIMAIYASMVYLSGSLGGFIADRMIGSRKAVFIGGVFIMLGHIVLALPFGANALFGSIALIIIGTGLLKPNVSSLVGSLYSVNDPRRDAGFSIFVFGINLGSFISPLLVGWTQNSVGFHAAFGLAAIGMFFGLIQYYIGGKKDLPTDALYPTDPLQPEEIKPLIFRTVIALVVLGLVISLMFLMGWNQISDFINLLTVIAVLVPLAYFIQMITSSKVTKQERSRVLAYIPLFLGAVLFWALEEQGSVVLATFAANRTDTSWFPAAWFQSLNPFFIMLYTPFFAWMWTKWTKNAPSSPLKFAIGLMFAGASFLLLAIPGSLWGTAGRVSPLWLLGSWALIIIGEMLISPVGLSVTTKLAPKVFTSQMMSMWFLASAVGSALNAQFVGLYNPSTEIHYFLGFGAAAVVLGILMLFMVKTVKRLMGGIQ; encoded by the coding sequence ATTGTGAAAGAAGATAAAAAATTTTTAGGACAGCCGTGGGGCTTAGCGACCCTATTTGGAACTGAAATGTGGGAACGTTTCTCATATTATGGGATGCGTGCAATTCTTTTGTACTACATGTGGGATTTGATTGCTAGTGGTGATTTACACATTACCAAAGCAGTGGCAGCTTCGATTATGGCCATTTATGCTTCGATGGTTTATCTATCAGGTTCGCTTGGTGGTTTTATCGCCGATCGGATGATTGGTTCGCGTAAAGCCGTCTTTATCGGTGGTGTCTTCATCATGTTGGGGCACATTGTGTTAGCATTGCCATTTGGTGCAAATGCGTTATTTGGCTCAATTGCTTTAATTATCATTGGAACAGGTTTGCTAAAGCCTAATGTGTCGTCATTGGTTGGATCATTATATAGTGTCAATGATCCTCGTCGTGACGCAGGTTTCTCTATTTTCGTCTTTGGAATCAATTTAGGTTCATTTATTTCACCTTTGCTAGTTGGTTGGACGCAAAATAGCGTGGGATTCCATGCGGCATTTGGATTAGCTGCAATTGGTATGTTCTTTGGTTTGATTCAATACTATATTGGTGGGAAAAAGGATTTGCCAACAGATGCGCTTTATCCAACTGATCCGCTTCAACCAGAAGAAATTAAGCCATTAATTTTCCGGACTGTGATTGCTTTAGTCGTTTTGGGATTAGTTATCTCGTTAATGTTCTTAATGGGATGGAATCAAATTTCTGACTTTATTAATCTATTGACAGTTATTGCGGTCTTAGTGCCGCTGGCATATTTCATTCAGATGATTACGTCATCGAAGGTTACAAAACAAGAGCGTTCAAGGGTTCTTGCATATATTCCATTGTTCTTAGGTGCTGTTTTATTCTGGGCGCTTGAAGAACAAGGGTCAGTTGTATTGGCAACGTTCGCAGCTAATCGGACCGACACTTCTTGGTTCCCAGCGGCTTGGTTCCAGTCATTGAATCCTTTCTTCATTATGTTATATACACCATTCTTTGCATGGATGTGGACAAAATGGACAAAGAACGCGCCGTCATCACCACTTAAGTTTGCGATTGGGTTGATGTTTGCTGGTGCTTCATTCTTATTGCTTGCTATTCCTGGATCACTTTGGGGCACAGCAGGACGTGTGTCACCATTATGGTTACTTGGTTCATGGGCCTTAATTATTATTGGTGAAATGTTGATTTCACCAGTTGGTTTGTCAGTTACAACCAAGTTGGCACCTAAGGTCTTTACTTCACAAATGATGTCAATGTGGTTCTTAGCTTCAGCAGTTGGTTCAGCATTGAACGCACAATTCGTTGGCTTGTATAATCCATCAACTGAAATTCACTATTTCTTAGGATTTGGTGCCGCTGCAGTTGTTTTGGGGATTTTGATGCTCTTTATGGTTAAGACGGTTAAGCGCTTAATGGGTGGTATTCAATAA
- a CDS encoding DUF975 family protein, which produces MLENYNLRQRGWQRVKTDWLKVVFLTWPLIVWQLFLTTRSVQQTVIESTQGRSSEGLSITSPSFYLYSLGQGLWSSLIEAVLIGVISFGVVWTLILWQRSDEAPRSPLTASFYFFGRQTVVDSVVLMGIRFLYTILWSLLLIVPGIIKSIAYSQAEYIYAEDVKRGLPIESMNEYITRSRDMMDGHKLQYFWLQFSFILWWVLVALTAGLAAFWVIPYYQATMAEFYIELRREREFGSRAEIRAARPYPTTSEDDEI; this is translated from the coding sequence ATGCTAGAAAATTACAATTTACGACAGAGAGGTTGGCAACGGGTTAAGACTGATTGGCTTAAAGTTGTTTTTTTGACGTGGCCATTAATTGTTTGGCAACTATTTTTAACAACACGTTCAGTTCAACAAACGGTCATTGAATCAACGCAAGGTCGCTCATCAGAAGGCCTTTCAATCACATCGCCCAGTTTTTATTTGTATTCACTTGGTCAAGGATTATGGTCGAGTTTGATTGAAGCGGTGCTAATTGGCGTGATTAGCTTTGGTGTCGTTTGGACATTAATTCTCTGGCAACGGTCAGACGAAGCACCACGTTCGCCACTTACCGCATCGTTTTACTTTTTTGGTCGGCAAACAGTGGTTGATTCAGTCGTTTTGATGGGCATCCGATTCCTATATACGATTCTATGGAGTTTGCTTTTGATTGTACCTGGTATTATTAAATCAATTGCCTATTCACAAGCTGAGTATATCTATGCTGAAGACGTTAAACGCGGTTTACCAATTGAGTCAATGAACGAATATATTACACGTTCACGCGATATGATGGATGGTCATAAATTACAATATTTCTGGCTACAATTCAGTTTTATTTTATGGTGGGTCTTGGTTGCATTAACGGCAGGATTGGCTGCCTTTTGGGTAATTCCATATTATCAAGCAACAATGGCTGAGTTCTATATTGAATTGCGCCGAGAACGCGAATTCGGTAGTCGGGCTGAGATTCGCGCTGCGCGTCCATATCCAACGACATCTGAGGATGATGAAATTTAA
- a CDS encoding acyltransferase family protein, with amino-acid sequence MSGYLITDILIQEYDQTKQIRILAFWQRRIKRLYPALIVMLMATSTMIISYLPALLYNLRAILLTNVTYVYNLWATVNGDSYFDQWGGASPFTHLWSLSIEGQFYLIWPFIVLFLLKTNWRRTRVSLGIIGASLVSAGLLAFFYSPDNINRAYYGSDTRVFAILIGTSLAFVWPSNQLRPKVRETVKKRMNLIGWGTMGMLLIALVWLNGQWSITYYGGMYIVTVLMGVLVAITAHPASQFSQLLNNRYLNYLGTRSYSIYLYQLPVFVAFERLFKHHPNGLVSLIEIAVVLLLSELSYRFVEQGLRRYRQQNFMLTRASRVYAVLSLFLMMGTVTAIHTAASAKDKPMSALEKRLKQNKQKMLAANRAARQAQKKHGQTSGAHQSTQNNAIAQRFEITDQALSQLNDLNFTAVGDSLLLNAAPNLQQVLPKMVVNAEVGRQTQSVIDLLIGMGHDKTLADNVLIAVGTNGVVKPDMINAVMTAVGPNRQIYWVNAYADRPWVATNDANLADAAKRYRNLHIIDWHTAVSGHTDWLGPDAVHPNPDGSLAYTKLILQMILKYHPS; translated from the coding sequence TTGTCTGGTTATTTGATTACTGATATTTTGATTCAAGAATACGATCAAACAAAGCAGATTCGTATTTTAGCTTTTTGGCAACGGCGTATTAAGCGATTGTACCCTGCACTAATTGTGATGCTGATGGCAACTTCAACCATGATTATCAGCTATTTACCGGCATTACTGTACAATTTACGTGCAATTTTGTTGACCAACGTTACCTATGTGTACAATTTATGGGCAACGGTCAATGGTGATTCATATTTTGATCAATGGGGCGGTGCTTCTCCGTTCACACATTTGTGGTCATTGTCGATTGAAGGCCAATTTTATCTAATTTGGCCGTTTATAGTTTTGTTTTTATTGAAAACAAATTGGCGTCGAACGAGAGTTTCATTGGGAATTATTGGGGCATCTCTGGTGTCAGCCGGCTTATTGGCTTTCTTTTATTCACCAGATAATATCAATCGAGCTTATTATGGATCAGACACACGTGTGTTTGCGATTTTGATTGGGACGAGTTTGGCCTTCGTTTGGCCGTCTAACCAATTGCGCCCCAAAGTGCGCGAGACAGTGAAAAAACGCATGAATTTAATTGGCTGGGGCACGATGGGTATGCTGTTGATTGCGCTAGTATGGCTGAATGGGCAATGGTCGATTACATACTACGGTGGGATGTACATTGTGACAGTGTTAATGGGGGTATTAGTTGCGATTACAGCACACCCCGCATCTCAATTTAGTCAGCTATTGAATAATCGTTATTTGAATTATCTCGGGACGCGGTCTTATAGCATCTATCTATATCAATTACCAGTATTTGTTGCGTTTGAACGCCTGTTCAAACATCATCCAAATGGTTTGGTTAGTTTGATTGAAATTGCTGTTGTTTTATTATTATCTGAGCTGAGTTATCGATTTGTTGAACAAGGGTTGCGCCGCTATCGACAACAAAATTTTATGTTAACGCGGGCATCACGGGTTTATGCCGTATTGAGTCTCTTCTTGATGATGGGGACTGTGACTGCTATTCATACAGCAGCTTCAGCGAAAGATAAGCCAATGTCGGCCTTAGAAAAACGTTTAAAACAAAATAAACAAAAGATGCTAGCTGCTAACCGAGCAGCGCGTCAAGCACAAAAGAAACATGGTCAAACCAGTGGTGCGCATCAGAGTACACAAAATAATGCGATTGCACAACGGTTTGAAATAACTGATCAAGCGTTGTCGCAACTCAACGATTTGAATTTCACAGCCGTGGGGGATTCATTATTACTCAATGCAGCACCTAATTTGCAACAAGTGTTACCTAAAATGGTGGTGAACGCTGAAGTGGGACGCCAAACGCAATCGGTGATTGATTTGTTAATCGGAATGGGACATGATAAAACATTGGCTGACAATGTTTTAATTGCGGTTGGCACTAATGGTGTGGTGAAACCAGATATGATTAACGCGGTCATGACCGCTGTCGGCCCGAACCGTCAAATTTATTGGGTTAATGCCTATGCCGATCGACCATGGGTTGCCACAAATGATGCGAATTTAGCCGATGCGGCTAAGCGTTATCGTAATCTGCATATTATTGATTGGCACACAGCGGTATCTGGTCATACTGATTGGCTTGGTCCAGATGCAGTTCACCCAAATCCTGATGGTTCACTTGCATATACCAAATTAATTTTACAAATGATTCTTAAGTATCATCCTAGCTAG
- a CDS encoding metal ABC transporter ATP-binding protein produces MKLLEGHQIGINFDGRWLYQDVNFTLTAHHILALIGENGVGKTTLLRAILGEQAVSAGELTWHSSQAVVAYVPQYRADMQAFPLTIKEYVSLSMDHGIRPWFTSAEKEWLTHIIADTKLTAIANRRIDQASGGERQRAFLAQALVRRPQILILDEATANLDQHAKFELMDVVDHYRQHHELSVIMVSHDTDIVQRYADDYLFLTAGTSEFGTSPDAAISRMKQGQEATQHV; encoded by the coding sequence ATGAAGTTGTTAGAAGGCCATCAGATTGGCATTAATTTTGATGGGCGCTGGTTATATCAAGATGTTAATTTTACTTTGACCGCGCACCATATTTTAGCTTTAATTGGTGAAAATGGGGTGGGTAAGACCACGCTGTTACGGGCAATTTTGGGAGAACAGGCGGTATCTGCTGGTGAATTAACATGGCATTCATCGCAAGCGGTTGTAGCCTATGTGCCACAATATCGTGCTGATATGCAGGCGTTCCCCTTAACGATTAAAGAGTATGTGAGTTTAAGCATGGATCATGGAATTCGCCCTTGGTTCACATCAGCTGAAAAGGAATGGCTGACGCATATTATTGCAGACACCAAATTGACGGCTATTGCTAATCGTCGCATTGACCAAGCGTCCGGTGGTGAACGACAACGGGCATTCTTGGCACAAGCGTTGGTTAGACGCCCCCAGATTTTAATTTTAGATGAAGCAACGGCTAATTTAGATCAACACGCAAAATTTGAGTTGATGGATGTTGTGGATCATTATCGCCAACATCATGAATTGAGTGTTATTATGGTGAGCCATGACACAGATATTGTGCAACGTTATGCCGATGACTATTTATTCTTGACGGCAGGCACAAGCGAATTTGGGACATCACCTGACGCGGCAATTTCCCGAATGAAACAAGGTCAGGAGGCGACACAGCATGTTTAA